TCCACCCATGAGCCTGATGGTTCAGGGAACTACCTCTGATGCGGGTAAAAGTGTTATTGCCGCTGGCTTATGCCGGGTACTCAGGCGACGAGGGATAACCGTTGCCCCCTTTAAACCGCAGAATATGGCTTTGAACAGTGCTGTCACCATTGATGATGGTGAAATCGGGCGGGCCCAGGCGGTTCAGGCTCAGGCTTGTGGCATAGAGCCTCACTCGGATATGAACCCAGTCCTGTTAAAACCCAATTCTGATATTGGCGCCCAGGTGATTGTCAACGGGCAGGCTATTGGTGAAATGAATGCTGTTGAATACCATGCATTTAAACCTGAAGTGCTGAAAGCGATTCTGGCTTCCTACCACCGTCTGCAGAATCACTATCAGGCTGTTGTCGTTGAAGGAGCTGGCAGCCCGGCAGAAATTAATTTACGTGATAATGATGTTGCCAACATGGGCTTTGCTGAAGCGGCAGACTGCCCGGTGATTATTGTGTCGGATATTGACCGGGGAGGTGTGTTTGCTCATTTATACGGCACTTTTAAACTGTTATCACCTTCCGAGCAGAAGCGGGTTAAAGGATTTATTATCAATCGGTTCCGTGGTGATATTAAACTGCTTTATTCGGGTATCGACTGGCTTGAAAAAGAGGTGGGCAAACAGGTATTAGGTGTATTGCCTTATCTGCACGGACTGCACCTGGAAGCAGAAGATGCCGTCGCCGAGCAGCAGCTGAATACTGACCGATCTGATAAACTGACCATTGCAGTACCTGTTATCAGTCGTATGAGCAATCATACTGACTTTGATGTTTTGCGCCTGCACCCGGATATTGATATTCAGTTCATATGGAAAGGTCAGCCGCTGCCCGCCTGTGACCTGATCATCCTGCCAGGCAGTAAAAGCACTCGCACTGATCTGGCCTTTATCAGGGATAATGGTTGGGACAAAGACTTATTCAGACACCTTCGCTATGGCGGAAAAGTCATGGGAATCTGTGGAGGCTATCAGATGCTTGGACAATGGGTGCATGACCCCAAAGGTAGCGAAGGTGATGCAGGCAGTACTGAAGGTCTTGGTTTGCTGGCACTGGAAACAACCATTGGCGAACAGAAACAGTTGCGTCGTGTAACCGGTGTCCTGAATTTCCCTGATCAGCTTCCGGCCAAAGTCACAGGCTATGAAATCCATGCCGGCATGACCTCTGGATCAGCACTGGAACAGCCTGTTATCCGGTTGCAGCACCATACCGACGCTGTGATCTCAGACGACGGTCTGATTTTTGGTACCTATCTGCACGGTATTTTTGATCATGCCGAGTCGTGTCAGGCCATACTGCACTGGGCAGGCCGACAGGATATTGAAGTTCCGGATTACGATAAGATTCGTGAGCACGGAATTGATCGAATCGCCGATGCCATTGAGGAGCATGTTGATATGTACCGGCTCTTGGCAGCAATGAGTGACTGCTGCTAAATTTGCAGACTGATATCAAGAGCCGTATAGCCATGTTCAATCATACGACAGTCACCTGTCTTGATATTCAGTGACTTGCTGAACAGTGGAGCATCAATCACAAGACTATGAAATTCGCCGTCCTCTCCGCTGGGGCATACGCCAGATTGTTTAATCCTTACTGCCAGTTCCGGTGTCATTATCTGCCCCAGAAAATCCTTGGGTAACTGCTTTGACTGGACACTGACCAGCATGGTTGTTATCCCGGCATCTAACATTTCATTCAGCAATTGCTCCCTGTTTCTCTGCCATAACGGGAAACAGGGGGCAATGTCAGCTTCTGCAGTTACCCGCTCATACCATACTTTATGGGCTTCAAGGTCAATATCACCAAAAACGACGGTTGTAGCATTAAAACGGTTTTGGCATTCACTGATAACTGATTTTAACTGCTGCTCATATTCCCCCCGACCTGATGACCGAAACAGGATAGGCAGATTCAATGCATTGGCCTGCGCCTCAAGTACCTCTTTATTCAAACCATAAGCACTGGTGTGCTCACCATCTTCACTGAGCATGGTGAACAGTGCTACGGGAATAAAACCAGACTGTCTGGCAAGGTGAAGGGCGTAGCAGGCATCTTTGCCGCCACTCCATGAAATAATGGCATGTTGCGGATTGTCGAGCATGGTTGTGATGTCAGGTTGGAAAAGGCTGAAGTGTATCAGCCTTTTCCAACAATCGTTATGCCAGCGGATCTTCCTTGGGAGCCCACTCTGCCAGATATTTTTCAATCAGGTGAAAGTCCTCTCCCGGGTGCTGGGTAAAGGTGATGTACTGATGGGCAGGCGGTATTTCAAACAATGACTCGACCAGTGTCATGTAATCAATGGCCAGTTCTCGTCTCTGGCTAATGGTTCGGCCTTCGCGTATGTCGAGATTCATGAGACAAACACTGTCTTCCGGTCTGGCTCTGCCAATGCTCAGATTGTATGGTTCGACTTCCCTGATGGAAATAGCGATATGGTCAGTGCCTGTATCCATTATTCGGGCGAATATTGCTCTGACCTGATTGGAAAATTCAACTTTAGACGAGCCATTGAGGGGTTTATTAAACTCAAATTGTAAATGAGGCACAGGATGGTCTTCCTTTATCGTCAGACTATAACTTAGATATTAACTTTGGCATTCAGCCGGTTATGACGATAGCTGTTGGGTAGTGGGCCAGAACTGTTATATCGCGTGAATATTGACCCCAAACTCAACTTTATTAATCAATAATCCAATAACAATATCGTGCATCTTTTCGAGCTTTGAAAAACAAATTGTCTTTCTGGCCAACCGTTTAATCCAAGTCCGAAAATTAAGGTTTTTACGCTCTATCTTCTGAGTGTTTGCTTTACCAATAATATGCATGTTTTCATCAAGGTGTCGCTCATAGGCTCCCCAATCATCGGTGTAAAATTTATTAATACCAAATGGCTTCAGAAGTGTTTTGAGTTCTTTAAAAACTTCATCTTTCCGTTTTCCGAAAACATAAGCAAGCACGGTATTTGTAGCGTGATCAACAGCATACCAAAGCCAGCGTTGGTTCGATTTATCATGAACATACGACCACTGCTCATCTAGCTCAGCCTCTTGGCAGACAAGCCCTACATGAATAATTGCATCTGACTTGAGATCAATAGTTTGAATATTTGGGTTGACCTTTACCAGACCGCTTTCTTTTTTTTTAGAGTCTTTATTACTGTTGTCTTGCTTATTCCGAGTACTTTACTTGTATCCCTGATTCCGCTGCCATTTATTGCCATATCGATGATTTTTTCTTTAACGCCAGGCTCACAGGCCTTGTAGCGATATTCAAGCATGAAGGTTTTGATTTCACATTTGTCATTACAGCAATAGTATCGTGGAACATCATGAGTGCTGTATCCGAAAGGCCGAACTTGGTTACTGCCACATGTTGTACAGAGGACTTGCGTAAGGCACATTTTTAAACCGCATTTTTCAAAGTTGCCGAATGTCGTATTTTAGCAGACAGGGCTAGAATCACAGAACTGTGCCACTACCGCTGTTGAAGGGACAAGCTGTTGCCCATATCAGACAATGTTTCACTCAGGTGTTTAGTCCGGATACAACTCAATCCAGAAACGTCCACTGTTGTGTAAATAAAGATCAAGTACCTGACTTTTATGTGTCTGCTGGTAGAAGCGCAGTGTTTCTGGCAGGTAGGCACCATTTTCCGAATAGAACTTGATGCGTCTGAAGCGAGTATCAACAACGGTGATATCAATAGCCTGATCAGTATCATCAACAGGGAAACGGATCTTGAGGTGTAAACTGTACAGTTGCTGATTGGCAAACCACTGACCAAAGAGAGTTAACAAAGAGTCGAAACGAATATGCTGAAAGCACTGACCGGCTGACAGGTTGGCATTGATGGTATCAATAGTTTGGTCAGGCGGAGAAAGAGGCCAGGATTCGAGCAGTTCGACAGATTGACGATAGATAGGCGTATGCAGCATAAAATCCACTTCGGCATACTGATCGGCTTCAACAGTTGGCGTCATTGACTGAACTCCCTCCCTTTTCTGGAAATTTGTTCTTATAGTTTTAATCACTTACCTGTGTTCGGTTAACATTACATAGATTGCTGTTTTCTGACTCCTCTATTTTGGTTATATCTCTCATCAGTATTTCTTATCATTGTTATGGACTTTTACCGCCCAATAGTAGAAGTACACAGAAGCTGTCTGTTATCTTGGAAAAATAATAACAAAATGTCGGGGGATACCATGACTCATCGGGTTCCACTATTTATTAATGGTCAGTTTGTCAGGTCAACAGCCACCAGCACGCTCCCCGTGCTTAACCCTGCCACTCAGGAAGCGCTAGCCGAGCTTCCCATGTCCACTGAAAATGAAATAGAGCAGGCCATAGCCGGTGCCAGACAGGCATTTGCATCCTGGAAAGAAGTCCCTGTTCCCGAACGTGCAAGATTGATGATGCGCTATCAGGCATTGCTCAAGGAACACCACGATGAGCTGGCAGAACTATTGGCAACCGATACCGGTAAAACCTTCGATGATGCCAAAGGCGATGTATGGCGTGGTATAGAAGTAGTGGAACAGGCCGTGAATATTCCTGCTTTGCTGATGGGGGAAACCGTTGAAAATGTCGCCGGTGGAATCGACACATACAGCTATATGCAACCACTGGGCGTCTGTGTTGGTATTACTCCCTTTAACTTTCCGGCCATGATTCCTTTATGGATGTTTCCTCTGGCCATTGCCTGTGGCAATACGTTTATTCTCAAACCCAGTGAGCAGGTACCGCTAACGCCGGTGCGTTTGCTGGAACTGCTGGTTAAGGCGGGTGTTCCTGACGGTGTCGTGCAACTGATTCATGGCGGGCAGGCACAGGTTGAAAGATTGCTCAAGCACCCTGACACAAAAGCGGTTTCCTTTGTAGGTTCTTCCAGAGTAGGCCAGTCTATTTACAAAATCGGCACCGACCATATGAAACGGGTGCAGTGTATGGCAGGTGCCAAAAATCACTGCGTCATTATGCCGGATGCAGATAAGGAGCAGGCTTTGGGCAATCTTGTGGGGGCATCGGTTGGGGCTGCAGGTCAGCGTTGCATGGCCATCAGTGTTGCTGTCTTTGTTGGGCAGAGCAAGGAATGGATAGCTGATTTGAAAGAACAGTTGAGCGGCTTACGTCCCGGGGCGTGGAACGACCCTGATGCTGCTTATGGTCCGGTCATCAGCCAGGCAGCCAAAGCACGCATTCTTGATCTTATTGAACAGGGAAAACAAGAAGCTACCTGTCTGCTGGATGGCAGTCAGTGTGAGGTTGAGGGTCTGCCGGAAGGTAACTGGATAGGTCCGACACTGTTTACCGATGTTTCACCTGAAATGGCAATTTATCAGCAGGAGGTTTTCGGGCCAGTCCTGTGTTGTATCTGTGTGGATTCTCTGGAACAGGCGATTGAATTGGTGAATGCCAACCCTTATGGCAATGGTACATCCATCTTCACCCGCTCCGGTGGTGCCGCCCGCAAATATCAGCATGAGGTTCAGGTCGGGCAGGTCGGTATTAATGTTCCGATTCCTGTGCCATTGCCGTTTTTCTCCTTTACCGGCTGGAAAGGTTCCTTCATGGGAGATTTGCACGCCTATGGTAAACAGGCCGTTCGTTTTTATACCGACACCAAGACGGTGACTGCCCGCTGGAAATACGACGATGATGAAACAGTCAGCCAACCCAATCTCACTATTCACCTGAAATAATGAGGCAGAGTCATGGACTTTTCTTTAAGCGATGACCAGAAAGCATTTGTCAGTACGGCACGGGCATTTTCCCGGGATACTCTGGCTCCCGGTGCTGCACAGTGGGATGAAGAGCATAGATTTCCTGTGGACGTTTTCAAAGAGGCTGGCGATCTTGGTCTGATGTCTCTCTATGCCCCTGAAGAGATTGGCGGGATGAATCTGCCACGGCTGGATGCCAGCCTGATATTTGAAGAACTGGCTTACGGTTGTACGGCGACTACCGCGTTTATGACGATTCATAACATGGCCACTAACATGGTTGGCCGCTATGGAAGTGAAACCCTGCTGGAGCAATGGGGTGAAAACCTGGCGTCAGGACAGAAACTGGCTTCTTACTGTCTCACCGAGCCGGGCTCTGGCTCGGATGCGGCTTCGCTCGTAACGTGCGCTAAACAAGACGCAGATCACTACATCGTTCACGGCAGTAAAGTCTTTATCAGTGGTGCAGGAGCTACTGATATTCTGGTGGTGATGGTCAGAACCGGAGGTCCGGGAGCGAAAGGTGTGACTGCGCTGGCGATACCTGCAGAAAGTGACGGTATTCATTACGGCAAGTCAGAAACCAAAATGGGTTGGAACTGTCAGCCAACACGACAGGTAACGTTCGACGGTGTCAGAGTTCCTGTCAGTTACAGACTCGGAGACGAAGGTCAGGGCTTCAATATGGCAATGGAAGCTCTGGATGGCGGGCGAATTAACATTGCCAGTTGTTCAGTCGGTACCGCTCAGGCGGCACTCGACCATGCGATTGCCTACAGCAAAGAGCGTGAACAGTTTGGTCAGGCCATTGCCGACTTTCAGGTCACACAGTTCAAGTTGGCAGACATGGTGACAGAACTGGTGGCCGCCCGACAGATGGTGAGGCTGGCAGCATGGAAGCTTGATCATAATGAACCCGAGGCGGGTATTTACTGCTCCATGGCTAAACGACTGGCGACGGATCTCTGTTTCAACATCTGTAATGAAGCGCTGCAGATTCATGGAGGCTACGGCTATATCCGGGAATATCCGCTTGAACGTTTTGTCAGGGATACCCGGGTTCACCAGATACTGGAAGGAACCAATGAAATCATGCGTATGATCATTGGTCGTCGTTTGTTAATGGACAACGTCCCGGAGGTGATTCGATGATTAAAAGTCCAACCGAAAAACTAAAACTGAACATTATTGATCACACAGCCCTGATTACGCTGGATAACCCCGGTGCCAATACCTGGGATCTGGAAAACCTTCAGGGGCTTTATGAGCTGGTTGAGCAGCTGAACGCTGACCGAAGCATTTATGCGCTGGTTATTACCGGTGCGGGCGAGAAGTTTTTCTCTGCTGGTGCCGATCTGAAGCTGTTTAACTCGGGCGATAAGGTGGCGGCGCTGGATATGGCTAAAGCCTTTGGTAAAGCCTTTGAGGCCCTGTCTGATTTTCGTGGTGTTACCATTGCTGCGATTAATGGTTTTGCCATGGGCGGTGGACTTGAAGTGGCGCTGGCCTGTGATATCCGCATTGCAGAGAATCATGCGCAGCTGGCACTGCCGGAAGCGAAGGTAGGATTATTACCTGCAGCAGGAGGTACGCAACGCCTGTCGTGGCTGGTTGGAGAAGGCTGGGCAAAACGGATGATATTGTGTGGTGAGCGCATCACTGCGGGGCAGGCTGAAAAGATAGGACTCATTGAAGAAGTGGTGGCAATGGGTTCTGCAAAAGACAGTGCTTTTGTATTGGCGGCAAAAGTAGCTGAACAGAGCCCCATCGCTGTCAGTTATTGCAAACAGCTGATTCATCATGCCAGAAATACCTCGATAAATGCGGCTCTGCCGGAAGAGCGGGAGCGTTTTCTTGATCTGTTTGATACAGACGATCAGCAGGAAGGTGTCAGTGCTTTCCTCGAGAAGCGCAAACCTCAATGGAAGAATGCATAACGATCAATGCCCGCTAAAAGGATAACAATAAAATGGCAAAGGTTGCTTTTATAGGTCTGGGAAATATGGGTGGTCCTATGGCGGCCAACCTGCTCAAAGCCGGACACAACGTGGTTGTTTTTGATCTGGTCAGTGAGTTAATGCAACAACTGGTCGATCAGGGCGCAACATCGGCCACCAGCGCTCTGGCTGCTTCGGAAGAGGCAGAGTTTATTATCACCATGCTGCCCGCAGGGAAGCATGTTGAAATGGTTTATCTGGGAGACAGTGGTCTTTTATCCAACCTTGACGGTTCGCCACTGTTAATCGATTGCAGCACCATTGATTCTCAAACCGCAAAACAGGTGGCCGCAGCTGCCGCAGAAAAAGGCTTTGAGATGATTGATGCACCGGTTTCCGGTGGTGTGGCAGCAGCACAGGCCGGTACTTTGAGCTTTATGTGTGGCGGGGCTGAAACCGCCTTTCTTCGTGCGGAACCCGTTTTGAAAGATATGGGTAAAAATCTGTTTCATGCCGGGGCGGCAGGTGCCGGGCAGACCGCAAAAATCTGTAACAATATGCTGTTGTCTGTATTGATGACCGGCACTGCTGAAGCACTCCAATTGGGTGTTGATCACGGGCTTGACCCCAAAGTGCTGTCAGAGATCATGCTGGCAAGCTCTGGCAGAAACTGGTCACTGGAAGTCTATAACCCTTACCCGGGTGTGATGGAAAATGCTCCGTCAAGTCATCAGTATCAACCCGGATTTATGGTGGACCTGATGGTTAAGGATCTTGGCCTGGCCATGACAGCGGCACTGGAGAGCCAGTCTGCTGTGCCAATGGGCAGTGCAGCACGCAACCTTTATATGACTCATAAGAAGAAAGGCCATGGGCGGCTGGATTTTTCCAGTATTCTGCAGGCACTGAAATAAGAGGGCGACATGGATATTAAAAATAAAGTGGCTGTCATCAGTGGTGGTGCATCCGGAATCGGAGAAGCAACAGCCCGACACTTTGTCGCTCACGGTGCTCATGTCGCGATTTTCGATGTTAATGAGAGAAAAGCAGCAGCCTTACTGAAAGAGTTGGGCGGAGCTGCTATTTTCTGTCCTGTGGATGTAACGGATGAATCCTCTGTTCAGTCCGGTATGGATGCCACCAGTGAAGAGTTTGGTCAGATTCATATCTGCTGTAATTTTGCCGGAGTTGCCGATGCAGCCAGAACTATTGGAAAGCAAGGCCCCTTTCCTCTGGAAACATTCAAAAGAGTCATTGATATTAACCTGACAGGGACGTTTAATGTGATACGGCTGGCTGCGGAAAAAATGGCGCTGAACCAGCTGGTATCTGATGAAAGTGGTCGTGGGGTGATTATCAATACGGCTTCGATTGCAGCCTTTGAAGGGCAAATGGGGCAGGCTGCCTATAGTGCCTCGAAGGCCGGTGTGGCCGGTCTGACGCTCCCTGTTGCCAGAGATCTTGCGAGTCTGGGAATTCGTTGCAATACCATTGTTCCCGGATTGATCAAAACCCCGATGTTTGACTCGTTGGCACCTGAGTTTATTGAATCACTGTCGAACAGTGTTTTGAACCCGAAACGTCTTGGCAGACCCGAAGAAGTGGCTCATCTGGCTCAATTTATCGTTGAAAATGATTATCTCAATGGAGAGTGTATACGTCTTGACGGGGGAATAAGAATGCAGCCAAGGTAGTGGTTCTTTTCTTATCGGTAAGGCGACCGGCTGGTTTTTTCATACAGCCAGTTACTGAGATGAAACAGTTTGGATTTGTTCGATGCGTATGAAAAAGTTAAACGCAAGGCTGAAACTACTAAGAACGAAGACTTTCGGGAGATGCTGAAAGTTTGTTGTGATAATCAGATCAAATATCGTTACGTGCTGGCAGATAGCTGGTTCTGTTCTAACGACAACATGCTGTATATACGACACAAATGCGATAAGCATTTTGTCATGGCCAGCAAGTCAAACCGGAAGGTTTCGTTGAGTGAGGAAGATAAAAGTCAGGGGCGCTCACAGCGTATAGATTCCATTGACTTCTCAGAAGAAAAGCCCATCAAAGGCTGGATTGCAGGCGTGGACTTCCCCGTTCTGCTGTTCCGGCAGGTCTTTACAAGCAAAGATGGCAGTAAGGGCATTCTCTATCTGGTATGCAGTGATCTTGAGTGTGACACAGAGGCTTTGAAGGCGATCTACAAAAAACGGTGGAAAGTTGAAGTCTTCCATAAAACACTCAAATCTAATGCGTCAATGGCCAAGTCACCGACTTATACAGTTTTGACGCAGAGTAATCATCTGTTTATGTCGATATATTCGGCATTTCGTCTCGAGGTGCTGGCTAATAAGCTTGATTTAAACCATTTTGAGTTGCGGGCAAAGCTTTATCTTACTGCATTGAAATCATCGTTCCAGAAACTTCAGTCGATGAAGGGGTGCGTAACATGAGTATCTTATTTTCAGGCTGCCAATCCAAGCCAGCCTATGACGAGCAGGTTGATCTTGTTGAAGTGACCGTTGAAGCCTCAGAAAGACTGGCAGATAAGGTTGAGGATTCTTTATCAGAGAATGCCATTATTCTTTCGACCAGCCTGTCGAATATTGACAATCTAAGCACCACATCGACCCTGGGCAGGATTATTTCAGAGCAGCTGGCTTCAGGTTTAATGGATCAGGGTTTTCGACTGAAAGAGATTAAAATGCGCAGCGATGTGTTTATCAGAGAAAAAAAGGTGGGGAATTTACCCTGTCCAGAAGACTGGCTGCATTAAGTAAAAACCATCATGCCAGTGCAATTCTTACAGGAACCTATGCAGTCGCCAGCAAAACAGTCTATGTTAATGCCCGTCTTATAGATACGAACAGCAATCTGGTGCTCGGTAGCGTTGATTTTCAACTACCACTGGATGCTGATATGAGAACCTTGATAACCCGCAAAGGCCTGTAAAGCATCTCAAGCCAGTCAGTGCTCAGTGATAAAAGAATGCACTGAGCCGGGTAGGGAAGCTATTCTTTTCTTTCAGAAAACGTAACAGAACTTTCAGAGGCATAAGCTTGAGTGCCGCTCTGGCTTTTTGAAAGCCCTGACCGTAAATCGGATCCTGGCTCTTTTCTATCAGAGTACGCCGATATTCAGCCTCTTTTGTCGCCTGATTCTTCAACCAGATATATTCCATCAAGACACACATGCCTTCTTCTACCTCTAACGGCAACTCATGGTAATGATTATAAAAAAACCAGGCATGCGTTAACTCATGGATGGCAATGGTTCGATAATGCTCTTCCGGTAATTTATTCTGAATGAGAATGTGATTGAAATGCCTGCCAGTAATACGGCCACCTGAAAAAGTCGTTGTCCATTGTGCCAAACCAAGGATAGGACGTTCATTGTGGAAGTTATGTCGGCTTGCCTCTCTCAATTCATCACGATCACACAGTGCAACCGGTGTTTGGGTCTGGTTAAGCTTAAGCCCGACCGATGCCAGAGCCAGTCGCATTTCATCCAGCAGATCTTCGGCTCGCTCCTGAGTATCAACCCCTCTTAAAGTGCACATATTGCAGATCAGTAACCCGTCAGGATGTAACATGCCACCATCCGTCAGATTTTTACAAACAATCCGCCCGCAGCTGGAGCAGTTTGAATAGTTTGTGTGGGTATTACAAAAAGCGTTGCCCCAGAAATCAACCAGATAATTTGTCTTCAATGGTTTACGACAAACATCACATAAAGGTCTGTGTTTTTTGCGATGGCAGTCAAGATGCCATGGCATGCCATCGTGCTCTATGTATTTATTTCTTACTGTTTTACGGCATCCGGGACAACGAAGGCAGCCAGGGTGAAAGGGGCGGCCATTAAAAGCAATGAACTTTTCATTGAATAATGGTCGTTTGCAGGTTCGACAGGTAAAGCAGTGTGGGTGCCAGTTGGCACCCAGTGCCTTCAGAGCGTTGCCGTGAACCGGTTTATGGCAGCTTTTGCATTCCATGCCAGAGCTGAAATTTCCTTATTCTAAATGTCTCGTTTAATGGCTATCGTCAACCCGTCAGAAATCGGAAGGATCATCATATCAACCCGATCGTCATTATGGATTTTCCGATTGAGAACTTTAATAGCAGCGGTGTCTTCATCAGTACAGGTGTCATCCGCAACACGGCCGCTCCAGAGAACGTTATCAATCAGAATCAGCCCCCCGGGGCGAATCAGTTGTAGACACTGTTCGTAATAATGATCGTAACCTGTTTTATCGGCATCGATAAAAGCCATATCAAAAGTGCCCGACTGTTGTTGTTCGATAAGATGGCTGAGTGTTTCGCTAGCCGGAGCCAGACGCAGATCAATTTTATGATCGACTCCGGCTTTTTCCCAGAAACTTCGGGCTGTGCGGGTATAGTCATCACTGATGTCACAGGCAACAATATGACCGTTGTCTGGTAATGCCAAAGCCACAGCTAAAGCGCTGTAGCCCGTAAAAACACCAATCTCGATGGTGTGTTTTGCATTCACCAGTTTTGTCAGTAATGCCATCATCTGTCCCTGCTCGGGCGATATCTGCATATTGCTGAACTCATGATGGCTGGTGAGCTGTCGAAGCTCTGCCAGCACAGAGTGTTCCCGCAATCCATTGGCAACAAGGTACTGATTGAGAGGGGCTGTCATGGTCAGTATTGTGCTGGACATGCGAAACATTCCTCGAATTTAGAGTTGGTGGTCGATCGTCAGGGCTTTTAGGCGACGTGCTTCAACATGATAGTACTGACTGGTTGTATTGATGCTGTCGTGTCCGGCAAAAATAGCCAAGTCTTCAATATCCATTTTTCTGGCAAGGTGTGTCAATGCCGTATGTCGCAAAGCGTGAAAAGGCATCGCCTCAAGACGGTTCTGAAGGTTAATGTCATCCGTTTTTTCAGCACAATATTGCATAAACCCTTGCCACCAGAAGCGTAAACCCCTTGAGGTCAGACCCGCTATAACGCCACCACTTTTTCGTCGTCTGGGAGCGAGAGGCAGTGCGTTGCCGCTAATACCGGTATAGCCATAGAAATTCCGGTAGTCTTTTATGGTCTCAATCAATTGCGGATTAACAGGCAGGTTCCGTCGTTTTCTTCCTTTACCCAACACGCTGAGATAATAGCCTCCTTCGTTGTCGGGATAGATATCATTACACGTTTGCCCGGTGAGTTCAGACTCACGCAATGCCAATCCATAGGCCATTTTGATCATGAAACGGGTTCGCGCAGATTCCATCACTTCCTTAGTGGTAGAGCAGGGCAAAGAGGCAAGGCAGTCGCGTACATGTTGCCATTCAGACTCATGAAAATAGCGAATGACTTTACTGCCCCTGGCCATTTTTTCTCCGGACCGGACCAGAGAAGAAGCGGGGTTGCCCATGGTGTAGCGATTGCGCTCAAGGAACCCGAAAAAGGTAGACAAGACATCAATCACCTGGTCAGTGCTTTTGCCTGGCTTGATCGATGA
Above is a window of Endozoicomonas montiporae CL-33 DNA encoding:
- a CDS encoding cobyric acid synthase, which encodes MSHSSSKAQPNAQTHPPMSLMVQGTTSDAGKSVIAAGLCRVLRRRGITVAPFKPQNMALNSAVTIDDGEIGRAQAVQAQACGIEPHSDMNPVLLKPNSDIGAQVIVNGQAIGEMNAVEYHAFKPEVLKAILASYHRLQNHYQAVVVEGAGSPAEINLRDNDVANMGFAEAADCPVIIVSDIDRGGVFAHLYGTFKLLSPSEQKRVKGFIINRFRGDIKLLYSGIDWLEKEVGKQVLGVLPYLHGLHLEAEDAVAEQQLNTDRSDKLTIAVPVISRMSNHTDFDVLRLHPDIDIQFIWKGQPLPACDLIILPGSKSTRTDLAFIRDNGWDKDLFRHLRYGGKVMGICGGYQMLGQWVHDPKGSEGDAGSTEGLGLLALETTIGEQKQLRRVTGVLNFPDQLPAKVTGYEIHAGMTSGSALEQPVIRLQHHTDAVISDDGLIFGTYLHGIFDHAESCQAILHWAGRQDIEVPDYDKIREHGIDRIADAIEEHVDMYRLLAAMSDCC
- a CDS encoding diphthine--ammonia ligase; this encodes MLDNPQHAIISWSGGKDACYALHLARQSGFIPVALFTMLSEDGEHTSAYGLNKEVLEAQANALNLPILFRSSGRGEYEQQLKSVISECQNRFNATTVVFGDIDLEAHKVWYERVTAEADIAPCFPLWQRNREQLLNEMLDAGITTMLVSVQSKQLPKDFLGQIMTPELAVRIKQSGVCPSGEDGEFHSLVIDAPLFSKSLNIKTGDCRMIEHGYTALDISLQI
- a CDS encoding IS1 family transposase (programmed frameshift); its protein translation is MCLTQVLCTTCGSNQVRPFGYSTHDVPRYYCCNDKCEIKTFMLEYRYKACEPGVKEKIIDMAINGSGIRDTSKVLGISKTTVIKTLKKKKSGLVKVNPNIQTIDLKSDAIIHVGLVCQEAELDEQWSYVHDKSNQRWLWYAVDHATNTVLAYVFGKRKDEVFKELKTLLKPFGINKFYTDDWGAYERHLDENMHIIGKANTQKIERKNLNFRTWIKRLARKTICFSKLEKMHDIVIGLLINKVEFGVNIHAI
- a CDS encoding CoA-acylating methylmalonate-semialdehyde dehydrogenase, yielding MTHRVPLFINGQFVRSTATSTLPVLNPATQEALAELPMSTENEIEQAIAGARQAFASWKEVPVPERARLMMRYQALLKEHHDELAELLATDTGKTFDDAKGDVWRGIEVVEQAVNIPALLMGETVENVAGGIDTYSYMQPLGVCVGITPFNFPAMIPLWMFPLAIACGNTFILKPSEQVPLTPVRLLELLVKAGVPDGVVQLIHGGQAQVERLLKHPDTKAVSFVGSSRVGQSIYKIGTDHMKRVQCMAGAKNHCVIMPDADKEQALGNLVGASVGAAGQRCMAISVAVFVGQSKEWIADLKEQLSGLRPGAWNDPDAAYGPVISQAAKARILDLIEQGKQEATCLLDGSQCEVEGLPEGNWIGPTLFTDVSPEMAIYQQEVFGPVLCCICVDSLEQAIELVNANPYGNGTSIFTRSGGAARKYQHEVQVGQVGINVPIPVPLPFFSFTGWKGSFMGDLHAYGKQAVRFYTDTKTVTARWKYDDDETVSQPNLTIHLK
- a CDS encoding acyl-CoA dehydrogenase family protein → MDFSLSDDQKAFVSTARAFSRDTLAPGAAQWDEEHRFPVDVFKEAGDLGLMSLYAPEEIGGMNLPRLDASLIFEELAYGCTATTAFMTIHNMATNMVGRYGSETLLEQWGENLASGQKLASYCLTEPGSGSDAASLVTCAKQDADHYIVHGSKVFISGAGATDILVVMVRTGGPGAKGVTALAIPAESDGIHYGKSETKMGWNCQPTRQVTFDGVRVPVSYRLGDEGQGFNMAMEALDGGRINIASCSVGTAQAALDHAIAYSKEREQFGQAIADFQVTQFKLADMVTELVAARQMVRLAAWKLDHNEPEAGIYCSMAKRLATDLCFNICNEALQIHGGYGYIREYPLERFVRDTRVHQILEGTNEIMRMIIGRRLLMDNVPEVIR
- a CDS encoding enoyl-CoA hydratase, translating into MIKSPTEKLKLNIIDHTALITLDNPGANTWDLENLQGLYELVEQLNADRSIYALVITGAGEKFFSAGADLKLFNSGDKVAALDMAKAFGKAFEALSDFRGVTIAAINGFAMGGGLEVALACDIRIAENHAQLALPEAKVGLLPAAGGTQRLSWLVGEGWAKRMILCGERITAGQAEKIGLIEEVVAMGSAKDSAFVLAAKVAEQSPIAVSYCKQLIHHARNTSINAALPEERERFLDLFDTDDQQEGVSAFLEKRKPQWKNA
- the mmsB gene encoding 3-hydroxyisobutyrate dehydrogenase: MAKVAFIGLGNMGGPMAANLLKAGHNVVVFDLVSELMQQLVDQGATSATSALAASEEAEFIITMLPAGKHVEMVYLGDSGLLSNLDGSPLLIDCSTIDSQTAKQVAAAAAEKGFEMIDAPVSGGVAAAQAGTLSFMCGGAETAFLRAEPVLKDMGKNLFHAGAAGAGQTAKICNNMLLSVLMTGTAEALQLGVDHGLDPKVLSEIMLASSGRNWSLEVYNPYPGVMENAPSSHQYQPGFMVDLMVKDLGLAMTAALESQSAVPMGSAARNLYMTHKKKGHGRLDFSSILQALK